A stretch of Triticum aestivum cultivar Chinese Spring chromosome 1D, IWGSC CS RefSeq v2.1, whole genome shotgun sequence DNA encodes these proteins:
- the LOC123176938 gene encoding protein RADIALIS-like 3, protein MSSGSSSRSTSPSSGSEWSKKENKMFEEALAYYGEGAPNLWEKVASAMGGTKSAEEVRRHFQILIDDVNNIEYGRIPFPKYKTQGFWT, encoded by the coding sequence ATGTCTTCCGGGTCGTCGTCTCGGAGCACCTCGCCGAGCTCCGGCTCGGAGTGGAGCAAGAAGGAGAACAAGATGTTCGAGGAGGCGCTGGCCTACTACGGTGAGGGCGCCCCCAACCTCTGGGAGAAGGTGGCCAGCGCCATGGGGGGCACCAAGTCCGCCGAGGAGGTGCGCCGCCACTTCCAGATCCTCATCGACGACGTCAACAACATCGAGTATGGCCGCATCCCCTTCCCCAAGTACAAGACCCAGGGCTTCTGGACCTGA